The Psychrobacillus sp. FSL K6-4046 DNA window GAATTTCTTAAAGGGATTAGCTATTAAATATAGAGGTTAACTATTGGGGTACGGACAACCAACACTCCGAAAAGAAACAGCCTCGAACATTTTACGACCTGGTAAAGTTTTCGGAGCTTCTATTCCAGTGATCTGTAATTGTTTTCGAGTTGCAGGGGGCGAAGCTTCAATCTCCTCGGCTTGCTCCTGCTTAGGCTTTTACGCTCACGCTATTCCTGCAGTAGTCTCCACCTCCTCTTCAAACAACTAAAGTAGAAAGTTTATGGACTTGCTCTATAAATGAAAACGTGAAATCGGAAATATTCGATTTCACGTTTTTTAAATTGTGAGACTAGTTATGTCTCTCACTTTTCAAAAGAATATTGCAAAATATTTGTGCCAAGGTGGCTGTTGTTGATCTTATGAAATGGGCGAACGCTCGACTAGGGGAAAAAACCTACTTTATGGAATGATTCATTGGCTGCTCATTAGAAACAGCATTAGGAATTAATTAAACTGTATAAAAATACATGTATATTCATTTTTCAACTGTTATAAAACACATATACTCTCCCTTATCTTATTAGCTTAATCTTGTTATAGACCAACTACTTATGGCAATTTGTAGTAATAAAACCAATTGTATATTTTCAATATTAAAAAGAAACTTTTATTTTAAAATGTGAATAAAAATTGAAAATTCATCTTGCATTCTTTTTTTAATTGGTGCATGATTTGATTATTGCTACAACGTCGTCTGACGTCTAGCAAATCGCACTATAAAAATTTGGGGGTAAGATATATGATTTATGCTAATCCTAATACTGCTGGTGCAGTAGTTGATTTTAAAGAACGTTATGATAACTTTATCGGTGGAGAATGGGTAGCTCCAGTTAATGGAGAGTACTTTGATGTAGTTTCACCACTTACCGGTAAAGTATTTACTCAAGCAGCTCGCTCCACTGAAGCTGACATTGAGCTTGCATTAGATGCTGCTCATGCTGCTAAAGGTGCTTGGGCTCAAACATCTGTAGCTTATCGCGCAATTATTTTAAACAAAATTGCAGATCGCATGGAACAAAACCTAGAAAAAATTGCAGTTGCTGAAACTTGGGACAATGGTAAAGCAGTTCGTGAAACATTGAATGCTGACATCCCACTAGCAATTGACCACTTCCGTTATTTTGCAGGAGCTATCCGTGCTCAAGAAGGTAGAATCAGCCAGATCGATAACGATACTGTAGCATACCACTTCCACGAGCCAATCGGTGTAGTTGGACAAATTATTCCTTGGAACTTCCCATTATTAATGGCTGTTTGGAAAATCGCTCCAGCTTTAGCTGCTGGTAATACAATCGTTATGAAGCCTGCTGAACAAACACCTGCTTCATTAATGGTCCTTTTAGAGCTTATTCAAGATATTTTACCAAAAGGCGTTTTAAACGTTGTAAACGGTTTCGGTGCAGAAGTTGGGAAACCACTTGCAACTAACCCACGTATTCAAAAAGTAGCATTCACTGGTTCTACTGGTGTTGGTCGTTTGATCATGCAATATGCAACTGAAAATATTATCCCTGTAACATTAGAGCTTGGTGGTAAATCACCTAACGTATTCTTCGAGGATGTTATGGATGCAGATGATGAGTACTTAGACAAAGCAATCGAAG harbors:
- a CDS encoding aldehyde dehydrogenase family protein, with the translated sequence MIYANPNTAGAVVDFKERYDNFIGGEWVAPVNGEYFDVVSPLTGKVFTQAARSTEADIELALDAAHAAKGAWAQTSVAYRAIILNKIADRMEQNLEKIAVAETWDNGKAVRETLNADIPLAIDHFRYFAGAIRAQEGRISQIDNDTVAYHFHEPIGVVGQIIPWNFPLLMAVWKIAPALAAGNTIVMKPAEQTPASLMVLLELIQDILPKGVLNVVNGFGAEVGKPLATNPRIQKVAFTGSTGVGRLIMQYATENIIPVTLELGGKSPNVFFEDVMDADDEYLDKAIEGLVLFALNSGEICTCPSRALVQESIYEKFMERALERIKAIKIGNPLDTEVMMGAQASNQQLQKILSYIEIGKEEGAELLIGGTQNKLEGDHEGGYYIAPTVFKGDNKMRIFQEEIFGPVLSVTTFKDFDEAMEIANDSEFGLGAGVWSRNIDTAYRAGRAIQAGRVWTNTYHQYPAHAAFGGYKQSGIGRENHLMMLEHYQQTKCMLVSYNKSAMGFF